A stretch of DNA from Candidatus Flexicrinis affinis:
GGAGAATGTGCGGGTGTTCAGCCGCGCGGTGGTGCGGGCCCGGAGCAGTCAAGTGCCCGAGATAGCCGGGGTGAGTCGACGAGGTCGATCATTTCACATATCGTCCATTGGAGTTGTCTCTAGGCGACTCATGATATGTCGGCTCGTCGACATGACAATTCGACATGGTGCCCTGCAACCTGTTTTATGATCCAATAGTTTGACCGAACGGTAGTCCGCGAAGACGCGAGGAGGTCCGTATGTCCGCCATTCAACGGTTTTTCAAGCGTATTCTGCCGGCCAAGTGGGCCGCGAACATGGAAACGGAATCAAAGCGGTGGGTCTTCACCTGCGAAAACTGCGACACCCAGAGCTCGTTCTGGGACATCGGCGGCATTCGCTGGAAGGCCACCGGCGACAAGCGTACGGTGATTCGCTGCCCCGCTTGCGGAGACGTCCGTATACGGCAGCTCAGATACTTGGACGAACCGGCGTCCACCTAACGCTTGGGCACGACGCGCGGGCGCGGATCGTTGCTGCCGACCGAGGCCAGCGCATCGGCCATGCTGCCTGACAGGTCCGGCCATTCACGCCGCCCGACCTGTTCGAGATACGACTCGATGACATCGGTCAGCAGCGTCTTGAGATCGATATCCTGACGCTCGGCCTCGGCGCGCAGGCGGTCAGCGACATCGGCAGGAACGGTCAGGCGCGCGTTCTTGGCGGGCGATTTCTTGGCAGGCATGGTGGTCTCCTTCGTCTTTGCCGCTAGCGCCACGACGTGAGAGCGCGCAGCTGCGGCGACTTCTTCGATTGATGCGCCTGCATGCGGCGCAGTACGCCGTCGAGGATATCGAGCGCATCGAGGATGTACGGCCCCTTATTGAGCATCACGCACTCGGCACGTTCGGCCATCGCGGCGTCCGAGATTTCCGCACGCGACGGCAGCCCGTGCTTGGCGAGACTCTCCAACACCTGAGTGGCCCACACGACCGGCACGTGGGCCGCTTCGCACAACCACAGGATTTCCTCTTGGATCTCCGCGAGCCGATCCCAGCCGATCTCCACGGCCAGATCGCCACGCGCGATCATCACGCCCAGTGGGCGCTTGCCGGCAGCCTCGACGATGATCTCCGGCAGGTTGCGCACCGCCGCCGCCGTCTCGATCTTGGCGATCACCACCGTGCGCGGCAGCCCTTCCTTGAGGCGCATCTCCGAACGTGCATCGAGTTCGGACTGCAAGCGCGCCATGTCGTCGCTGCTCTGCACGAAACTGTAGCTGACGATGTCGGCATGCGTGGCCACAAAATCGAGGTCTTCGAGGTCCTTCTCGGTCAGCGGATTAAGATGCAGGTCGGTGTCAGGGAAATTGACACCCTTGTCGTTCTTGAGCTTCTCGCCGCCGTCGCGCGCGCGGATCACGCGGACAACGATGCCTTCGGGGCGGATGTGCTCGACCAGCGTGCCGATACGCCCATCGTCGAAGAACACCGACTCGCCGATCTTGAGCTGGTCGAGTGCACCTTCCAATGTGCAGCGCACCGCGGCAGTACAGCCGTGCTTCTTGGGCGGGGCTTCGCGGGTGAGCAGGATCGTATCGCCGCGGAACACGATGCCGGCATCCGGTTTGCGCAGATCGGCCGTGCGCGATTTCGGTCCGCCGAGGTCCATCGCCACTTTGACTGGCCGGCCGACATCACGGCCTGCGCGCCGCACATGCGCGATCATCGACTCCCAGTCGTCGTAGGTGTCGTGGGCACAGTTGATCCGCGCACAGCTCATGCCGTGGTCGACCAAATCCTTGACAAAGCGATAGCTCACCGCCGCCTCGCTCGGCAGCGTGACCATGATGCGCACCCGCCGGCCATCCACCGGCGGCCCGAACACCTCCTCGGTGTTCAGCCCCAACAGGCGGTCGCCGCGTGCGAACTGGCCGGCGCGCGGCCGGCGCGGAATGTTGTTGGATGACGCGCGTGAGATGGCGGCCAGCGAGGCGATCACGGCGTCGATGTTGGGCAGTACATGGGCTTCGATCCGCCCCAGCGACGACAACCCCCACGGTGACAGGCTGGCCTGCACGTCACGCAGGTCGCGCCGGCGCAGCGCCAGATAATGCGCGAAATTTGTCCCACTGATCATGAAGCGCCGGCGTGTGATGCGCGGCCGCCACGAGTCGTAGATCGTGCGCGCCTCCTCGACGACCTGGCCGCGTAGGGCGAGCATTGTATCGAGGAGCTTGGCGGGGGATTCGACGTCGGCAGGGATGCGCGGTGGTGCGGCGGGGGCCATACGGTACTCCTCAACAGTCAATAATTCTATTGTACCGCCAAGCCCTGCTGCGTAGGTGGACCATCGCCCGCTTTCAACCATGTGCACATGCGTTCCTAGAAGGGGTTGTATTCTGTCGCTGCGGTGCCTGTGGTATACTGCTGGATATCCCCACTGATAGAGGATCTTTACGGCATGTCCGACGCCCCCACGTTTCAGGCTGAGCATCTTGAGTTTCTGCGCTGTCCCGAGGCCGTGCATTTCAAGGACAAAGGGGACGACCCGGGCCGGCTCGAACTGGTCAACCCGCATTGGCTGGCCTGTGCGGACAGCGGCAACAAGTACCCGATTCACAACGGCATCCCGTACCTCATTATCAAGGAAGGCCAGCGCTGGCGTGATACGCCGGTTGCCGACCTGCCGGTTCCGCCGCCTCCGCCCGTAGAGTAGGCGTCAGGTGGCCGCCGCGAAACTTTAGCCCGGCGCGTGCGTACATTACAGTAAGTCAACCCCGCAACGCACCCCTGCACGATTGAGCAGCAGGTCAAGGCTAAGGGGCAGGAACCAGAGAAGGAGTATCGAGATGACCGAGAACACAACGCCCAACACGGACGAGAGCAACCCGCGCAGCCCGTTCGAGTCGTTCCTTTACCACCAGCGGCGCGCGCTGGAAGAGACCGGCAAGGCGCTTGAGGCGCTGCTGCCTGAGGGTTTCCGCGAGCACGGCGCACAGGCCACGCGTGAGTTCACCAAGGGACTGCGCGTGCTGATGGAAGCCGCCGTCGAAGAAGTCAAGAAGGCTGCAGAGAAACACCAGCAGGCCGACGGTGAGTCGAGCGGGAATGACAGCCCGCCGAGCACGACCGGCACGACCAAAGTCAAAGTACAGGTGGAGTAACCCTCCCGCACACCATGGACTACTCGGCGAAGACCATCATCTTGCACGTCGATCCGGCCGCGCCAGAGCCGGATGTGATCGCCAAAGCCGCCGAGTACATCCGCGCTGGAAGGCTGGTCGCCTTCCCGACCGAAACCGTTTACGGCCTTGGGGCGAACGCACTCGACCCCGAGGCCGTTGAGCGTATTTACCGGGCCAAACGGCGCCCGGCCAACGACCCGCTTATCACGCACATCGCACAACCGACCGACTTGTACCGGCTCGCCGAGCACATTCCGGCGTGGGTCGAGCCGCTTGTGCAGGCCTTCTGGCCCGGGCCGCTGACGCTGGTCCTCAGGCGAGCTGGCCACGTGCCCGCTAACCTCGCGGCAGGCTTACCGACCGTCGCAGTACGCATGCCGATCCATCCTGTCGCACGGGCGCTGATCGAAGCGTCGAAAACGCCGATCGCGGCCCCGAGCGCCAACACCTTCACCCGCCCCAGCGCCACCACCGCCGCGCACGTCCTCGAAGACCTGTACGGTCGTGTCGACGTGGTGATCGACGGCGGCCCGACGACGCTCGGCCTCGAGTCGACGGTGCTGGACCTCACGCAGGACCCGCCGGTGGTGCTGCGCCCGGGCGGCGTCGTGATCGAAGACCTGCGCCGGCTGATCCCCGAAATCCGTGTCGTCTCGCAATATCTCGGCGATGAGGACGAAGCATCGCCGTCGCCGGGGCAGCTGCTGCGCCATTACGCGCCGCGTGCGCGGTTGATGCTGTACGAAGGGCCGGCCACCGCCGTGCGCACGGCGATCAGCGATACGGCCGCGCGCTATATCGCCAATGGTCGGCGTGTGGGTATCCTGACTGTCAACGAGGATGCCGCGCACTATACACAGCTCGGCGCGCGGATCATCGCGCTCGGCGAGCAGCACGATCACGCCGCTATCGGCCGCGTGCTGTTCGGCGCCTTGCGTGCGCTCGACGGGCAGGGCGTCGACGTCATCCTTGCGCCGCTACTTGATGCCGAAGGGCTTGGAGCGGCGATCCGCGACCGGCTGCTGCGCGCGGCCGAGGGCAAGGTGTTCCACGTCGGTCAGCCCGACGAACACCCCGCGCCGCACGAGGCGTAGCCGCGCCATACCCCATCCAGAACCGAATCAGGAGAGTCTGCGGTGACACCGCTTGTTGTGACATGGGACGACGAGTCGCAGACAGTCGTCCGGCTTGACGTTCAGCGCGACTACACGTGGCCAGAGTTTGACGCCGGCGTCGCGCATGTGAGTGACTTGGTCGCGGCCCAATCGCACCGCTGCGACATCATCGCCAACCTCGGCAAGGCGTCGGCAGAGACGCATGGCCTAAGCGCGGTGCAGCGTGCCTTGTCGGCACTGGCCGGTCTGCCCGACAACGTCGGCCTAATCGTGCTGGTCGTGCCGCCGCTGGCCGGGATGCTGCTGGCCGCCGCGCGCCGGATCGAGCCCAAGATCGGCGGGCGTGTCCACACCGCCTCGACAATCGACAAGGCGCGCGAGTTGATCCGTCGCGAACGGGCGGGCAATCGCTAGCAATCAGCAGTTGAGACAAGCGAAATCGTCCTTGCCGTGGTATCATATCTGGTATCATGCATCGCATCGTGTTGGACACTAATGTCGTCGTGGCCGCGCTACGTTCGCGAAACGGCGCGTCGTTCGCCGTCATGTCGCGTTTGGACTCTGATGAGTTTGTAACGTGCTTGTCAGTTCCGGTCGTGATCGAGTATGAGGCAGTGGCAATGCGACTTGTTGGATCGACCCATTCGGTATCAAGAGATGATATTGAAGGCCTCGTGGACTACATGTGTAAGGTAGGCGTGCCGCACGTCATTGACTTTCTGTGGCGGCCTTTTCTTCGTGATGCCAACGACGACATGATTCTGGAACTGGCTGTCAATGCGCGCTGCGACTTCATCGTCACTCACAACATACGCGACTTTCGCGGAGTCGAGAGGTTCGGGATTCAGTCGATCACACCGAAAGAGTTCCTGAAGCTGCTGGAGGTGCAGCCATGAGTGCAGTGAATGTAAGACTGCCAAAATCCTTGCACGCGGCTGTAAGGGCACTTGCCGCGGAAGAAGGGATATCGATAAATCAGCTCATTTCACAGGCCGTGGCCGAGAAAGTCGCTGCACTAAAAACAGAGGACTACCTCAAGTCCCGCGCTGCCAGAGCCGACCGCGCCAAGTTCGAGGCTGTCTTGGCAAAGGTTCCGGATGTCGAGCCTGAGGAATGGGATAAGATCGACGACTAGCGCCCACCGTCCGTCACGCCGGGCGACTTACTCCGGCGTGATGACAACCTCTACCACCCACTCGCCGGTGGGGAGGATGAACGCGAGATTTTGCCCCGCGTCCGCGTCGTACTGACCGATTCCGACCGTGAACGGGATATCCGGCGCCAGCTCGAAGCGCTGCTGATGCACGTGCAGGTCACCCGTGTTCCACAGATACCCCGGCACGATATGCCCATCGACGTTGAGAATCTGCGCACCGTCCGCATCGTAGACGTGCGTGAACGAGCCAAAGGCGTCACGGCTTGCGTCGGGATTTGCCATGACCACGTGCCAGTACGTCGTGAGCGTCCAGCGGGTACCGCGCCGGTTGGATGTCAGGTCGTAGCCGCGCAGCGACAGCCCCTGCGCCGTCGGGACGTTCATCGCGTTGGGCAACGCATCAAGGTCGATGCCGCCCGGCACAAACCTACTTATCGATGCCATCCCGCCGGTGATCGGGATAACCTGCGAATCGGATGCAAGCGGCGGCGGATCGATCGGTTCGGCACTTAGCGTTACGACCAGTCCGCCAGACACCGGAATGATGGTGACACCGGCCATGCGCACTTCGTTCACGACGTTCAGCGAGCGCCCCGCGAAACTGCTCAGAATCCACGGCAGGGTGTTGGCATACACCAACCCGCCGTCAGGCACGGCTGCGTTGATCGCCGCGCCTATGCGTTCG
This window harbors:
- a CDS encoding threonylcarbamoyl-AMP synthase encodes the protein MDYSAKTIILHVDPAAPEPDVIAKAAEYIRAGRLVAFPTETVYGLGANALDPEAVERIYRAKRRPANDPLITHIAQPTDLYRLAEHIPAWVEPLVQAFWPGPLTLVLRRAGHVPANLAAGLPTVAVRMPIHPVARALIEASKTPIAAPSANTFTRPSATTAAHVLEDLYGRVDVVIDGGPTTLGLESTVLDLTQDPPVVLRPGGVVIEDLRRLIPEIRVVSQYLGDEDEASPSPGQLLRHYAPRARLMLYEGPATAVRTAISDTAARYIANGRRVGILTVNEDAAHYTQLGARIIALGEQHDHAAIGRVLFGALRALDGQGVDVILAPLLDAEGLGAAIRDRLLRAAEGKVFHVGQPDEHPAPHEA
- a CDS encoding toxin-antitoxin system HicB family antitoxin, yielding MSAVNVRLPKSLHAAVRALAAEEGISINQLISQAVAEKVAALKTEDYLKSRAARADRAKFEAVLAKVPDVEPEEWDKIDD
- a CDS encoding putative toxin-antitoxin system toxin component, PIN family, translating into MHRIVLDTNVVVAALRSRNGASFAVMSRLDSDEFVTCLSVPVVIEYEAVAMRLVGSTHSVSRDDIEGLVDYMCKVGVPHVIDFLWRPFLRDANDDMILELAVNARCDFIVTHNIRDFRGVERFGIQSITPKEFLKLLEVQP